A DNA window from Arachis duranensis cultivar V14167 chromosome 3, aradu.V14167.gnm2.J7QH, whole genome shotgun sequence contains the following coding sequences:
- the LOC107481155 gene encoding uncharacterized protein LOC107481155, with protein sequence MSAAAKQTLADHPEPKPEQLLPPDLPAPETLPLDQPRSDPSEPEAKQNLDHHEEKEGEVEEEEEEGECGFCLFMKSGGCRESFIEWEKCIDEAEKNKEDIVEKCVNVTAALKQCMEAHSDYYEPILRAEKAAEKQALAELEKEAMEKESKEQDRASSDSDKNLEA encoded by the exons ATGTCCGCCGCCGCGAAGCAAACCCTAGCTGACCACCCTGAACCCAAACCTGAGCAGCTCCTCCCTCCGGATCTTCCAGCTCCGGAGACTCTCCCGTTGGATCAGCCTCGTTCGGATCCTTCCGAACCCGAAGCAAAGCAAAATCTCGATCACCATGAAGAAAAGGAAGGggaagtagaagaagaggaagaagaaggagagtgCGGGTTTTGCTTGTTCATGAAAAGTGGCGGTTGCAGGGAATCGTTCATCGAGTGGGAGAAGTGCATCGATGAAGCAGAGAAGAACAAAGAGGACATCGTTGAGAAGTGCGTCAATGTCACGGCGGCGCTGAAGCAGTGTATGGAGGCCCACTCCGATTACTACGAACCCATCCTCCGCGCAGAGAAAGCCGCCGAGAAGCAAGCCCTCGCGGAATTGGAGAAAGAAGCCATGGAGAAAGAGTCCAAGGAGCAAGATAGGGCTTCTTCTGATTCTGATAAAAA TTTAGAGGCTTAA